In a single window of the Methanolobus psychrophilus R15 genome:
- the hisB gene encoding imidazoleglycerol-phosphate dehydratase codes for MREAKISRKTSETDIRIELNLDGTGSSTIDTGIGFLDHMLTAFSKHSGFDLVVSASGDLIVDDHHLIEDTGIVLGQAIAKALEDKAGIARFGEARIPMDEALASVALDIGGRSYLVLEAAFISPKVGEFSTQMVRHFFESIAQHAKINMHASVYGDNDHHKIEALFKAFAYALKRATVIEGQSIKSTKGTL; via the coding sequence ATGAGAGAGGCAAAGATTTCACGCAAGACCAGCGAAACTGACATCCGCATAGAACTCAACCTGGACGGAACCGGCTCATCTACCATTGATACAGGAATAGGGTTCCTCGACCACATGCTTACGGCATTCTCAAAACACAGCGGTTTCGATCTTGTTGTCAGTGCCAGCGGTGACCTTATCGTGGATGACCATCACCTCATAGAAGACACAGGCATCGTCCTGGGACAGGCAATCGCAAAAGCCCTCGAGGACAAGGCCGGCATTGCCAGATTCGGCGAGGCCCGTATTCCTATGGATGAGGCGCTTGCAAGTGTGGCCCTGGACATCGGAGGACGCAGCTACCTGGTACTTGAAGCAGCGTTCATATCTCCTAAAGTAGGCGAGTTCAGTACCCAGATGGTCAGGCACTTCTTCGAATCCATAGCCCAGCATGCAAAAATCAACATGCACGCAAGCGTCTACGGAGATAATGACCACCATAAGATAGAGGCACTTTTCAAGGCATTCGCATACGCCCTTAAGAGAGCCACAGTTATTGAGGGACAGAGCATAAAGAGCACAAAGGGAACACTCTAG
- a CDS encoding DNA mismatch repair protein MutS-like protein codes for MSVDIRSLRDIPRIGDKMAKRFIEHFGSESLALEAIVSGDIASISQVEGMGQRYAISLVHDVQSKKDGVTVSDLLKTREAMDVYEKVLDLVKGFAHTSYARDKINIFIPYPSSRSDIILEMRRSVSSYMETAALLQDDKEIIFLLTKVKQLNLKFTIPKVRDRVVITAEQKMFEYARERFGSMLDVHLARSLSEFIDTARGYSHVIAADDTYLAFDFPEDVKPEFLSDLKSAGNWQIIPEKDISVFAKNLESITCSIQAVQLLRSKGIKFCASIPDSDLLKLASVLSVIDESGNITAGTDKEVDRLRSATTGIDQCVTDAVKNANSKLDECLLNSEFTLRGQEMLKVMKGSVELKELVGKKLRTSYHAVVKECASEICNTLNLEKKETIFIDSLFPEEITHPLEADREQLTAFKQHLEKKILKRQLEHKREVSKVLASSLGVVRDMVREVLDFDVGFAIGCFASAHCLIMPEIVEGPGFGFEKGRNMFILSRHGKVVPIDYSVGMTSFSPQGDANRVVLLSGVNSGGKTSMLELLAQSVILAHMGFPVPASAFEISFTDGIYYFAKSKGTLDAGAFETTLTEFAVVADDSSKLVLVDELESITEPGASAKIIAGILEVLAENKQSMAVFVSHLSELILENTESSIRVDGIEASGLDADLNLIVDRSPRYNYIAKSTPELIVERLSKKTSGREQAFYAKLREKFR; via the coding sequence ATGTCGGTTGATATCAGGAGCTTACGTGATATACCCCGCATCGGGGACAAGATGGCCAAGCGCTTTATAGAGCATTTCGGCAGTGAGAGCCTGGCCCTCGAAGCTATAGTAAGTGGTGATATTGCCAGCATTTCCCAGGTGGAAGGCATGGGACAACGTTATGCGATTTCCCTTGTACACGATGTACAGTCTAAAAAAGACGGTGTCACAGTCTCTGATCTATTAAAGACCAGAGAAGCGATGGATGTGTATGAGAAAGTGCTTGATCTTGTGAAAGGTTTTGCCCATACTTCCTATGCCAGGGATAAAATTAACATTTTCATTCCTTATCCTTCAAGCCGATCCGATATCATTCTGGAGATGCGCAGGTCCGTATCTTCCTATATGGAGACTGCAGCTCTCCTGCAGGATGATAAGGAAATAATATTTCTGCTCACGAAAGTAAAACAGCTCAATTTGAAATTCACAATCCCTAAGGTGCGGGACAGGGTGGTCATAACAGCGGAGCAGAAGATGTTCGAGTATGCCAGGGAAAGGTTTGGCTCGATGCTGGATGTGCATCTGGCAAGGTCTCTTTCAGAGTTCATTGATACTGCAAGGGGTTACTCCCATGTTATTGCAGCAGATGACACTTACCTTGCCTTTGATTTCCCTGAAGATGTCAAACCTGAGTTCCTGTCTGACCTGAAAAGTGCCGGGAACTGGCAAATTATCCCGGAGAAAGATATATCGGTATTTGCCAAAAACCTTGAGAGCATCACCTGCTCTATACAGGCAGTGCAATTGCTCCGCTCAAAAGGTATTAAGTTCTGTGCTAGCATTCCTGACAGTGATCTACTAAAACTTGCTTCTGTCCTGTCAGTGATAGATGAGAGCGGCAATATAACTGCGGGTACGGACAAGGAGGTTGACAGGCTGCGCTCTGCCACAACTGGCATTGATCAGTGTGTCACCGATGCCGTGAAGAATGCCAACTCAAAACTGGATGAATGTCTTCTGAACAGTGAGTTCACACTGCGCGGACAGGAAATGCTGAAAGTGATGAAAGGGTCGGTGGAACTGAAGGAGCTTGTCGGGAAAAAGCTTCGTACATCCTATCATGCCGTTGTAAAGGAATGTGCCAGCGAGATATGCAACACGCTGAACCTGGAAAAGAAAGAAACTATCTTTATAGACTCATTATTCCCGGAAGAGATCACTCATCCGCTTGAGGCTGACCGCGAACAACTGACTGCCTTTAAACAGCATCTTGAGAAAAAGATTCTCAAAAGGCAGCTTGAGCACAAGCGCGAGGTTTCTAAGGTGCTTGCATCCTCCCTTGGAGTCGTCAGGGACATGGTAAGGGAGGTGCTGGACTTTGATGTTGGTTTTGCTATCGGGTGTTTTGCATCCGCTCACTGCCTGATCATGCCGGAAATAGTTGAAGGCCCTGGTTTTGGTTTTGAGAAGGGAAGGAACATGTTCATCCTTTCCAGGCATGGAAAAGTTGTCCCGATAGACTATTCGGTAGGTATGACCAGTTTCAGCCCGCAGGGCGATGCAAATCGCGTTGTGTTGCTCAGCGGAGTGAACTCCGGAGGTAAGACCTCCATGCTTGAACTTCTTGCACAGTCAGTCATCCTGGCACATATGGGCTTCCCGGTGCCGGCTTCCGCCTTTGAGATATCCTTTACTGACGGGATCTACTATTTTGCCAAATCAAAGGGTACCCTGGATGCAGGAGCCTTTGAAACAACGCTGACCGAGTTTGCCGTGGTTGCGGATGATTCCAGTAAGCTTGTGCTGGTGGATGAGCTTGAATCAATAACCGAACCGGGAGCTTCGGCAAAGATAATTGCCGGTATACTGGAAGTGTTGGCAGAGAATAAGCAGAGCATGGCTGTGTTCGTATCTCACCTGTCGGAGCTGATACTGGAGAATACGGAAAGTAGTATCCGCGTGGATGGTATCGAGGCCAGTGGGCTTGATGCCGACCTCAACCTTATTGTGGACCGGAGCCCCAGGTACAATTACATAGCAAAGAGTACGCCTGAACTCATAGTAGAGAGGCTTTCAAAGAAAACGAGTGGCAGGGAACAGGCCTTTTATGCAAAACTGAGGGAAAAGTTCAGGTGA
- a CDS encoding ATP phosphoribosyltransferase (homohexameric) — protein sequence MIRIAIPNKGRLHDPTVSLLKEAGLPVLEGTTRKLFAKTTDPEVTYLFARAADIPEYVQDGAADVGITGLDLINETDASVEVLLDLKFGSANLVLAVPEDSSITSAEQLKGMRVATEFPNITRKYFENAGVGIEIIKVSGACEMTPHVGIADAIVDISSSGTTLVTNHLKMIEKVFSSSVYLIANKKSMDKDGKIGQIKTAVESVLRAKGKRYLMMNVPAESLEKVKKVLPGLAGPTVMKVESDEAMLAVHAVVQSDMIFATVSELKAAGAKDILVMPIERMMP from the coding sequence ATGATACGTATTGCTATACCCAATAAGGGGCGCCTGCACGACCCAACAGTCAGCCTGCTCAAGGAAGCGGGACTCCCTGTGCTTGAAGGCACCACAAGGAAGCTTTTTGCAAAAACCACAGATCCCGAAGTAACATATCTTTTCGCACGGGCAGCAGACATACCCGAGTATGTCCAGGACGGTGCGGCAGATGTAGGCATCACCGGGCTTGACCTAATAAACGAAACAGATGCCAGCGTGGAAGTGCTACTGGACCTTAAATTCGGAAGCGCCAATCTTGTACTGGCGGTCCCTGAAGATTCGTCCATAACATCCGCAGAGCAGCTTAAAGGCATGCGTGTGGCTACGGAATTCCCAAATATCACCCGTAAGTACTTCGAGAACGCAGGAGTGGGGATAGAAATAATAAAGGTCAGTGGCGCATGTGAGATGACACCGCATGTCGGCATTGCCGACGCGATAGTGGACATTTCAAGCTCAGGTACCACTCTTGTCACCAATCACCTCAAAATGATAGAGAAGGTCTTTTCCTCTTCAGTTTACCTGATAGCGAACAAGAAAAGCATGGACAAGGATGGCAAGATCGGCCAGATAAAGACCGCTGTTGAAAGCGTGCTGCGTGCGAAAGGAAAACGCTATCTTATGATGAACGTACCTGCCGAAAGCCTTGAGAAGGTCAAGAAGGTGCTTCCGGGACTTGCGGGTCCCACAGTGATGAAAGTAGAGTCTGATGAAGCCATGCTTGCAGTCCATGCCGTGGTCCAGTCAGATATGATCTTTGCAACAGTGAGCGAGCTTAAAGCGGCCGGGGCAAAAGATATACTGGTCATGCCTATTGAAAGGATGATGCCTTAG
- a CDS encoding ArsR family transcriptional regulator, with the protein MLEKLTEGEMHISELARELHISVPVAAKHANILEAAALIQRKVYGKTHVLKLNNRNLFNALDMFAPSKTVEVEKGATLLEAIKKVAVVEVRNIRGQENVVSTNGEEGFFVYEVNGEFSDKTVNNFTFDKNSTVMWKKLEPVSILKVKVRVRDKDTTN; encoded by the coding sequence ATGCTGGAAAAGCTTACCGAGGGAGAGATGCATATCTCGGAACTTGCCAGGGAGCTTCATATTTCTGTCCCTGTTGCAGCAAAGCATGCTAATATCCTTGAAGCTGCCGCACTTATCCAGCGCAAGGTATATGGTAAGACGCACGTGCTTAAACTGAACAACAGGAATCTCTTCAATGCACTTGACATGTTCGCGCCATCCAAGACCGTTGAGGTCGAGAAAGGCGCTACACTGCTTGAAGCAATAAAGAAGGTGGCTGTAGTCGAAGTCCGGAATATAAGAGGTCAGGAGAATGTCGTTTCCACGAATGGTGAGGAAGGCTTCTTCGTTTACGAAGTTAATGGTGAATTCTCTGACAAGACGGTGAACAATTTCACCTTCGATAAAAACTCCACAGTCATGTGGAAAAAGCTTGAACCCGTTAGCATCCTGAAGGTCAAGGTCCGGGTCAGGGATAAAGATACCACGAATTAA
- a CDS encoding S-adenosylmethionine synthetase: protein MMRNINVEHLIQTPIEKQKIEIVERKGIGHPDSISDGLSEAVSHALCKEYIKKCGFVLHHNTDETQIVAGRSSPKFGGGEVIQPIYALLVGRATKEFEGVEIPAEAVALSAARNYIRRTIVDLDLERDMIIDCKMGAGSSDLRDVFNRAKVPVANDTSFGIGHAPFSELEQIVYETERKLNTDLKKKIPGIGTDIKVMGLRNDNDITLTMCCGMVGRHIDDMDHYINIKEEMVEYVTDLAMKHTERNVSASLNTGDNECCGSVFLTVTGTSAEMGDDGSVGRGNRCNGLITPGRPMSMEATSGKNPINHVGKIYNLLSTQMARDVVKAVPEVQDVHIRLLSQIGKPIDQPLMASAQIIPQDGANFASIRTETEAVMDEWLANITRITEMLSRGELDTF from the coding sequence ATGATGCGTAATATCAATGTCGAACACCTGATACAAACGCCTATTGAAAAGCAAAAGATCGAAATTGTGGAGAGAAAGGGTATTGGTCACCCTGACAGCATTTCAGATGGTCTTTCGGAGGCAGTGAGCCATGCATTATGCAAAGAATACATCAAGAAATGCGGTTTCGTATTGCACCACAATACCGATGAGACGCAAATAGTGGCAGGCAGGTCCAGCCCGAAGTTCGGTGGCGGAGAGGTCATCCAGCCTATATACGCCCTGCTTGTGGGAAGGGCTACAAAGGAGTTCGAAGGTGTGGAGATACCTGCAGAGGCAGTGGCTCTTTCAGCTGCAAGGAATTACATCCGCAGGACGATAGTTGATCTTGACCTTGAGAGGGATATGATCATCGACTGTAAGATGGGCGCAGGCTCATCTGATCTTAGGGATGTGTTCAACAGGGCTAAGGTGCCGGTTGCAAACGACACTTCCTTTGGTATCGGCCACGCTCCCTTCTCAGAACTTGAGCAGATAGTGTATGAGACCGAAAGGAAACTCAACACAGACCTGAAAAAGAAGATTCCGGGAATAGGTACTGATATTAAGGTCATGGGACTCCGGAATGACAATGATATCACTCTGACAATGTGCTGTGGAATGGTCGGACGCCACATCGATGATATGGACCACTATATCAACATCAAGGAAGAGATGGTTGAATATGTCACCGACCTTGCTATGAAGCATACTGAGAGAAATGTGTCTGCTTCCCTGAACACGGGTGACAATGAGTGCTGTGGTTCGGTCTTCCTGACAGTTACAGGTACATCCGCAGAGATGGGCGACGACGGTTCGGTAGGGCGCGGTAATCGCTGCAACGGTCTTATCACTCCGGGCAGGCCGATGAGCATGGAAGCCACCAGCGGCAAGAACCCAATAAATCATGTTGGTAAGATCTACAACTTGCTCTCTACCCAGATGGCCAGGGATGTCGTAAAGGCTGTGCCTGAGGTGCAGGACGTCCACATACGCCTGCTGTCCCAGATAGGCAAGCCCATAGACCAGCCTCTTATGGCAAGCGCCCAGATAATCCCGCAGGACGGCGCGAATTTTGCATCCATCAGGACGGAAACCGAGGCTGTCATGGATGAATGGCTGGCCAATATCACCAGGATCACTGAGATGCTGAGCAGGGGCGAGCTGGACACCTTCTAA
- a CDS encoding ISA1083-3 transposase, with the protein MAGKEQILIDRKVILDEINDLITHENNSRVLKRLYFVKFRYLGDSVEEAATKVGVTKKTGYCWQESWNKGGYAALMPNFGGGRKSKLTDEQKKELRALLENKDYWTTREVWKLIKEKYGVEYSEKQVGVILHSFNMYHSKPYPLDYRRPKNAEEILKKTNRSNSKKYWSR; encoded by the coding sequence ATGGCGGGGAAAGAACAAATTCTGATTGACCGAAAGGTAATTCTCGACGAGATTAACGATTTGATCACACACGAGAACAATTCAAGAGTGTTGAAAAGGCTCTATTTTGTTAAATTTAGATATTTAGGGGATTCTGTAGAAGAAGCTGCTACTAAAGTAGGAGTGACTAAGAAAACAGGATATTGCTGGCAAGAAAGTTGGAATAAAGGCGGCTATGCCGCCTTAATGCCAAATTTTGGCGGAGGTAGGAAATCCAAACTTACTGATGAACAAAAAAAGGAATTAAGAGCTTTGTTGGAAAATAAGGATTACTGGACTACAAGAGAAGTCTGGAAGTTAATAAAGGAAAAATATGGCGTAGAATATTCAGAGAAACAAGTAGGAGTTATACTTCACAGTTTTAACATGTATCACTCAAAGCCATATCCCCTTGACTACAGAAGACCTAAAAACGCTGAAGAGATCTTAAAAAAAACTAACCGAAGCAATTCCAAAAAATATTGGTCAAGATGA
- a CDS encoding putative transmembrane protein yields the protein MVKISSQALLGIIILIIGILLLAGNLGLYDTGQLLLYIPSLFILMGLYALYKTRFHSITGPLILILVGTFVQLLVLGIVSWNILFTWWPLILVLIGVDILFNRKNLFSPSKSSDQKVDMTAVFDDVKVSNISKDFVGGNITVVLGDSELNMKESVIKSPPAKINIMVLLGEINIKVPDSWQVEMDVVNILGDVHDKRPSTSAQRSGTFEKPHLIITGFVMLGDFSIKD from the coding sequence ATGGTTAAAATCTCATCTCAGGCATTACTAGGCATCATCATCCTGATTATTGGAATTCTTCTTCTGGCCGGAAATCTAGGATTATATGACACCGGTCAACTGCTGTTGTATATCCCCTCCCTCTTTATTTTAATGGGTTTGTATGCGCTTTACAAAACCAGATTTCACAGTATAACAGGCCCACTAATTCTAATCCTTGTGGGTACATTCGTCCAGTTGCTAGTCCTTGGCATCGTTTCCTGGAACATTCTTTTTACCTGGTGGCCACTTATCCTTGTTCTCATAGGTGTTGATATACTCTTTAATCGAAAGAACCTTTTTTCCCCTTCAAAAAGCAGCGATCAGAAAGTTGATATGACTGCAGTTTTTGATGATGTAAAAGTGTCTAATATTTCCAAAGATTTTGTTGGGGGAAACATAACTGTAGTACTAGGGGACTCAGAACTTAATATGAAAGAATCAGTGATCAAATCTCCGCCTGCAAAGATCAATATTATGGTCTTGCTCGGTGAAATTAATATCAAAGTTCCTGACAGCTGGCAGGTTGAAATGGATGTGGTCAACATACTTGGAGATGTCCATGATAAAAGACCAAGCACTTCTGCACAAAGATCAGGCACGTTCGAAAAGCCTCATCTCATAATTACAGGATTTGTTATGCTAGGTGACTTTTCTATAAAGGATTAA
- a CDS encoding transposase, whose amino-acid sequence MIIKNTDYVKANAFAFYSINGNSIIDFMKSSKTEDVCEFLEKIVEQNPGKRIILVLDNARSHHAKKTISKARDLKITLVFLPPYSPDLNPVEFVWKTIKREVSVKFVKSKEHLRNIIKMEFMRIESSLSFAKKWIETFNAQIKSVIC is encoded by the coding sequence TTGATAATAAAAAATACGGATTACGTTAAAGCAAATGCATTTGCGTTTTATTCGATCAACGGGAACAGTATCATTGATTTTATGAAAAGCTCAAAAACAGAAGATGTGTGTGAATTCCTGGAAAAAATTGTAGAGCAAAACCCAGGGAAAAGAATAATTCTTGTTCTCGATAATGCAAGATCGCATCATGCAAAGAAAACGATAAGTAAAGCGAGAGATTTAAAAATAACACTTGTGTTCCTACCACCTTATTCACCTGATCTAAATCCAGTAGAATTTGTCTGGAAAACAATCAAAAGAGAAGTGTCAGTCAAATTTGTCAAATCAAAAGAACATTTGAGGAATATTATCAAAATGGAATTTATGAGGATAGAGAGCTCATTATCGTTTGCAAAAAAATGGATAGAAACATTTAATGCACAAATAAAAAGTGTGATTTGTTGA
- a CDS encoding 1-(5-phosphoribosyl)-5-[(5-phosphoribosylamino)methylideneamino] imidazole-4-carboxamide isomerase, whose product MTFEIIPAVDMRNSKCVQLVQGVPGSELVSLDNPVAVAKDWVSQGARTLHLIDLDGAIDGTRHNAPIIEEIVKECKPMGISIQVGGGIRSLEDAAGLLRLGVDRVILSTAAINDPQLVKQLADSFGSEHVNVALDSRNGKISIEGWKKQSEHTAVEMGIKFEKLGAGSLLFTNIDTEGLMQGVNTKPTEELVKSVSVPVIASGGVTGLADLIAIKRTGASAVVVGSALYTGKFTLTEAITIIEKDV is encoded by the coding sequence ATGACGTTTGAGATCATACCCGCGGTAGATATGAGAAATAGTAAATGCGTCCAGCTTGTGCAGGGCGTACCCGGCAGCGAACTTGTAAGCCTTGATAACCCTGTGGCGGTTGCAAAGGATTGGGTATCCCAGGGTGCAAGGACCCTCCATCTTATCGACCTTGACGGTGCCATCGATGGTACACGCCACAACGCCCCCATCATAGAAGAGATAGTTAAAGAGTGTAAACCTATGGGCATAAGCATCCAGGTAGGAGGAGGTATCCGTTCTCTTGAGGATGCTGCAGGCCTGCTCAGGCTTGGGGTTGACAGGGTGATACTCAGCACTGCTGCCATCAATGATCCCCAACTGGTAAAGCAACTGGCGGATTCATTTGGCAGTGAGCATGTCAATGTTGCCCTTGATTCCCGCAACGGAAAGATATCCATCGAAGGCTGGAAAAAACAATCCGAGCACACTGCTGTAGAGATGGGGATCAAGTTCGAAAAACTGGGTGCAGGTAGCCTGCTTTTCACCAACATAGATACCGAGGGGCTTATGCAGGGTGTTAACACTAAACCAACTGAAGAACTGGTAAAGTCCGTCAGTGTCCCTGTCATCGCATCCGGCGGAGTCACAGGCCTTGCAGACCTCATAGCCATCAAAAGAACAGGCGCCTCAGCTGTTGTTGTCGGAAGCGCCCTCTATACAGGCAAGTTCACACTGACAGAAGCGATAACTATTATTGAAAAAGACGTATAA